A section of the Rhizobium sp. SSA_523 genome encodes:
- a CDS encoding sarcosine oxidase subunit beta family protein has translation MRKYSVFALAREAMRSHKGWEPQWVSPEPRSSYDVIIVGGGGHGLGAAYYLAKEHGITNIAVIEKGWLGGGNTGRNTTIIRSNYLYEESMDIYEHSLKLWEGLSQDLNYNVMYSPRGVMMLSHNTHDMQSFKRHINANRLYGIDNEWLTPEQARKVCPPLDISQAARYPINGAALQKRGGTARHDAVAWGYARGASDRGVHIIQNCEVTGIRRGPSGEVTGVETSRGFIGAKKIGVSAAGHSSVVMQMAGVRVPLTSNPLQALVSEPLKPIFPCVVMSNTVHAYISQSDKGELVIGAGTDQYHSYSQTGGLQIITHTLDAICELFPIFRRVKMMRQWGGITDNTPDRSAIQSITPVRNLFVNCGWGTGGFKATPGSAHLFAWLIAKGEPHRLAEGLTLDRFRTGRLIDEAAAAAVAH, from the coding sequence ATGCGCAAGTATTCGGTCTTCGCGCTGGCCCGTGAGGCCATGCGCAGCCACAAAGGCTGGGAACCGCAATGGGTCTCGCCGGAGCCGCGCTCCTCCTATGATGTGATCATCGTGGGCGGCGGCGGGCATGGCTTGGGAGCGGCCTATTACCTTGCCAAGGAACACGGCATCACCAATATCGCGGTGATCGAGAAGGGGTGGCTTGGCGGCGGCAATACCGGCCGCAACACCACCATCATCCGCTCCAACTATCTCTATGAAGAGAGCATGGATATATATGAGCACTCCCTGAAACTATGGGAGGGCCTGAGCCAGGATCTCAATTACAATGTCATGTATTCGCCGCGCGGCGTGATGATGCTGTCGCACAACACCCATGACATGCAGAGCTTCAAGCGGCACATCAACGCCAACCGGCTGTACGGCATCGACAATGAATGGCTGACGCCGGAACAGGCCAGGAAAGTCTGCCCGCCGCTCGATATTTCGCAGGCGGCGCGCTACCCCATCAATGGTGCGGCTCTGCAGAAGCGGGGCGGCACCGCGCGCCATGATGCGGTGGCCTGGGGCTATGCCCGCGGCGCCTCGGACAGGGGCGTCCACATCATCCAGAATTGCGAGGTCACCGGCATTCGCCGCGGGCCGAGTGGCGAGGTAACGGGGGTAGAGACGAGCCGCGGCTTTATCGGCGCCAAGAAGATCGGCGTGTCGGCCGCCGGCCATTCCTCGGTGGTCATGCAGATGGCCGGCGTTCGCGTGCCCTTGACCAGCAATCCGCTGCAGGCGCTGGTTTCCGAACCGCTGAAGCCGATCTTCCCCTGCGTCGTCATGTCCAACACCGTGCATGCCTATATCTCGCAATCGGACAAGGGCGAGCTGGTGATCGGCGCCGGCACCGACCAGTATCATTCCTATTCGCAGACCGGCGGCCTGCAGATCATCACCCATACGCTCGATGCAATCTGCGAGCTCTTCCCCATTTTCCGGCGCGTCAAGATGATGCGCCAATGGGGCGGCATTACCGACAATACGCCGGACCGTTCGGCCATCCAGAGCATCACTCCGGTCAGGAACCTCTTCGTCAATTGCGGATGGGGAACCGGCGGCTTCAAGGCAACGCCGGGCTCGGCCCATCTCTTCGCCTGGCTGATCGCCAAGGGCGAGCCGCATCGCCTGGCGGAAGGCCTGACGCTGGACCGCTTCCGCACCGGCCGGCTGATCGACGAGGCGGCTGCTGCTGCCGTCGCGCATTGA
- a CDS encoding sarcosine oxidase subunit delta: MLLIHCPYCGEERSELEFRWAGEAHIARPQAIAEISDAQFSEFFFLRDNTKGIAFERWRHIHGCGRFFNAIRDTVSDKFLRTYEAGLPRQPVPGAQPVPTAAADFADAAEGGEGGAA, from the coding sequence ATGCTTCTGATCCACTGCCCCTATTGCGGCGAAGAGCGATCCGAACTGGAGTTCCGCTGGGCGGGCGAGGCCCATATCGCGCGCCCGCAGGCCATTGCCGAGATCTCCGACGCGCAATTTTCCGAATTCTTCTTCCTGCGCGACAACACCAAGGGCATCGCCTTCGAGCGCTGGCGGCACATTCATGGCTGCGGCCGGTTCTTCAATGCGATCCGCGATACCGTGAGCGACAAGTTTCTCCGGACCTACGAGGCCGGCCTGCCGCGCCAGCCCGTGCCGGGCGCGCAACCGGTCCCGACAGCTGCCGCCGATTTTGCCGATGCCGCTGAGGGCGGTGAAGGCGGTGCCGCATGA
- a CDS encoding methyl-accepting chemotaxis protein codes for MKIAVLSGICVLTAVGGLLGYGIVAASNSQTYVSTNMTSLSRDMTIKSLTNAALAQARTIQGNLNEAFDAARITARSFEAMAKSDAIAADQRRAQFNAILLNVLKDNPQFNGTYSAWEPNALDGKDETYRNKASAGSDATGRFLPYWTRAADGKIDIQPLVEYDSHALHPNGVVKGGWYIGPQTGQGESILDPLPYIVQGKNVYLATMSVPITIDGRFAGVAGADFDLSFVQRLASEVKSGLFNGKASVTILSYKGLVVASSERPDLVGEPMERLDPSLKDLLPSIQSGKRDATESGALFRALAPITLGRTKTPWSVLIEVPADVAMAQASALDASLSSRNVQDAWLQAAVGLAVLLAGAGAMWLVSRSISQPIAAMTAAMQRLADGDLQADVPGIGRLDEIGQMASAVQIFKENGQRARRLEEEAGHNREMSEQERNRTAAAERKRSDEMMHATSSLAHGLKQVAAGDLTFSFREPFAADFEGLRSDFNAAVEQLRSAMGLVATTTAAIDSGSRELSQGANDLSKRTEQQAAALEETAAALDEITANVTNSTKRTEEARGVATRATQAADQSADVVSQAELAMARIEDSSQQISNIISVIDEIAFQTNLLALNAGVEAARAGDAGKGFAVVAQEVRELAQRAATAAREIKGLIQNSSVEVESGVKLVRNAGDALKTIGQFIVEINGHMDSIATSSREQSTGLAEVNQAVNAMDQTTQQNAAMVEQSTAASSALANEAAKLRDLVDQFQLGSASGAAQSLRHVARTMAGQAERSAPQAGARRLAATGTGPAHQQEWAEF; via the coding sequence ATGAAAATCGCTGTCCTGTCGGGGATCTGCGTGCTGACGGCCGTCGGCGGCCTGCTGGGTTATGGAATCGTGGCGGCGTCGAACAGCCAGACCTATGTCAGCACCAATATGACCAGCCTGTCGCGGGACATGACGATCAAGAGCCTCACCAATGCCGCTCTCGCCCAGGCCCGGACGATCCAGGGCAATCTGAACGAGGCTTTCGATGCGGCCCGCATCACGGCGCGCAGTTTCGAGGCCATGGCCAAGAGCGATGCCATTGCAGCCGATCAGCGCCGCGCGCAATTCAACGCCATTCTGCTGAACGTCCTGAAGGACAATCCGCAATTCAACGGCACCTATAGCGCCTGGGAGCCGAATGCTCTCGACGGCAAGGACGAGACCTATCGCAACAAGGCAAGCGCCGGTTCCGACGCGACGGGCCGCTTCCTGCCCTATTGGACGCGGGCCGCGGATGGCAAGATCGATATCCAGCCGCTGGTGGAATATGACAGCCATGCATTGCATCCCAACGGCGTGGTGAAGGGCGGCTGGTATATCGGTCCGCAAACCGGCCAGGGCGAAAGCATTCTCGACCCGCTGCCCTATATCGTACAGGGAAAGAACGTCTATCTGGCGACCATGTCCGTTCCGATCACGATCGACGGCCGGTTTGCCGGCGTGGCCGGTGCCGATTTCGATCTGTCCTTCGTTCAGCGCCTGGCGAGCGAGGTCAAATCCGGCCTCTTCAACGGCAAGGCGTCCGTCACCATCCTCAGCTACAAGGGCCTGGTCGTCGCCTCGAGCGAACGGCCCGATCTGGTCGGCGAGCCGATGGAAAGGCTGGACCCCTCGCTGAAGGATCTGCTGCCCTCCATCCAGTCCGGCAAACGCGATGCCACGGAGAGCGGCGCGCTGTTCCGCGCCCTGGCGCCGATCACGCTGGGCCGCACCAAGACACCCTGGTCGGTGCTTATCGAAGTACCGGCAGATGTGGCCATGGCCCAGGCCTCCGCGCTCGATGCCTCGCTGAGCAGCCGCAATGTCCAGGATGCCTGGCTGCAGGCAGCGGTCGGGCTGGCGGTTCTCCTGGCCGGCGCCGGTGCCATGTGGCTGGTCTCGCGTTCGATTTCCCAGCCGATCGCCGCCATGACTGCGGCCATGCAGCGCCTGGCCGATGGCGACCTGCAGGCGGATGTGCCCGGCATCGGGCGGCTCGACGAAATCGGCCAGATGGCTTCGGCCGTGCAGATCTTCAAGGAAAACGGCCAGCGCGCACGCCGGCTGGAAGAGGAAGCCGGCCATAATCGCGAGATGAGCGAACAGGAGCGCAACCGCACCGCCGCGGCCGAGCGCAAGCGCAGCGACGAGATGATGCATGCCACCTCAAGCCTGGCCCATGGCCTTAAGCAGGTCGCCGCCGGCGATCTGACCTTCTCCTTCCGCGAGCCTTTCGCCGCCGATTTCGAAGGGCTCCGCAGCGATTTCAATGCCGCGGTGGAACAGCTACGCTCCGCAATGGGCCTGGTTGCCACAACGACGGCCGCCATCGACAGCGGCTCGCGGGAATTGAGCCAGGGAGCCAATGACCTGTCCAAGCGGACCGAGCAGCAGGCGGCGGCGCTGGAGGAAACCGCTGCGGCGCTGGACGAGATCACCGCCAATGTCACGAATTCCACCAAGCGGACGGAAGAGGCGCGCGGCGTGGCCACGCGGGCAACCCAGGCCGCCGATCAATCCGCCGATGTCGTCTCGCAGGCGGAGCTTGCCATGGCGCGCATCGAGGATTCCTCGCAGCAGATCTCCAACATCATCAGCGTGATCGACGAGATCGCCTTCCAGACCAATCTTCTCGCTTTGAATGCCGGTGTGGAGGCCGCGCGGGCCGGCGATGCGGGCAAGGGCTTTGCCGTTGTTGCCCAGGAGGTGCGTGAACTCGCCCAGCGGGCGGCGACAGCCGCGCGCGAGATCAAGGGCCTGATCCAGAACTCCTCCGTCGAGGTGGAGAGCGGAGTCAAGCTGGTCCGCAATGCCGGCGATGCCCTGAAGACGATCGGCCAGTTCATCGTGGAGATCAACGGCCATATGGACTCGATCGCCACCTCGTCCCGCGAGCAATCCACCGGACTGGCCGAGGTCAATCAGGCCGTGAACGCCATGGACCAGACGACACAGCAGAATGCCGCCATGGTGGAGCAATCCACGGCAGCCTCCAGCGCTCTGGCCAATGAGGCCGCCAAGCTGCGCGATCTGGTCGACCAGTTCCAGCTCGGTTCCGCCTCCGGCGCCGCGCAGAGCCTGCGCCATGTCGCCCGCACCATGGCGGGCCAGGCAGAGCGATCCGCCCCTCAGGCCGGGGCGCGGCGGCTGGCTGCGACCGGCACCGGTCCCGCCCACCAGCAGGAATGGGCGGAGTTCTGA
- a CDS encoding sarcosine oxidase subunit alpha produces MENFRIKGAGRLTPARTARFTFDGKIYTAFEGDTVASALLAHGVHLMGRSFKYHRPRGVLTAGPEEPNALVDVARDAARRQPNVRASVQEVFDGAIIRSQNRWPLLSFDIGAFNTLLSRFFPAGFYYKTFMWPKEAWAKLYEPIIRRAAGLGVAPKEDDPDHYANRFAHCDVLVAGAGAAGLAAALSAARTGASVILADERAEVGGALLFDTSTRIDGMQGYDWAQQVLAELKAMPNVRVLTRTTVFGYYNHNFLGLAERVTDHLPSPARSLPRERLWQVRAGKVVLATGAIERHMVFANNDRPGIMLASAARLYLNHYGVSVGSRIGVYTAHDSAYEAAIDLKRAGVDIAAIVDCRSNPGEAVVSAARGLGIEVLTGYCVVDTAGRLRIQSMTVARKGSPNHRKIAVDALLMSGGWTPSVHLFSQSRGKLKFDAEHQRFLPNIYAETCVSVGACNGTDALSDVFAEAAAAGGAALSVSAETAYAWTGGMIGAAEGAGRETTVAAFVDFQHDVTAKDIRLAVREGMHSIEHIKRFTTNGMASDQGKLSNMHGLAIAAEMLGKEIPQVGLTTFRAPYTPVTYGTLVAHARGALFDPARKTPLHDELARAGAVFEDVGNWKRGWFFPRRGEDMHQAVNRECRTVRETAGIFDASTLGKIEVVGPDAAKFLNLMYTNAWDTLKPGKCRYGIMTREDGFIYDDGVVGRLAEDRFHVTTTTGGAPRVLHHMEDYLQTEFPDLRVWLTSTTEQWAVIAVQGPRAREIIAPLVEGLDLSDAAFPHMSVADCTVMGVPARLFRVSFTGEIGFEVNVAADYGTAVWRAIRERGEALGACLYGTEAMHVLRAEKGYIIVGQDTDGTVTPDDAGHGWAVSKKKPDFVGIRGLKRPDLMRDDRKQLVGLLTADPTEVLEEGGQIVADPNQAKPMTMLGHVTSAYWSETLGRSIAIALVAGGRARLGETVYIPMKDRTLAATVTDMVFYDKEGGRIHG; encoded by the coding sequence ATGGAGAATTTCCGCATCAAGGGCGCCGGACGGCTGACCCCCGCCCGCACCGCCCGCTTCACCTTTGACGGCAAGATCTACACGGCCTTCGAAGGCGATACGGTGGCCTCCGCCTTGCTGGCGCACGGCGTGCACCTGATGGGCCGGTCCTTCAAATATCACCGGCCGCGCGGCGTTCTGACCGCCGGACCGGAGGAACCGAACGCGCTTGTCGATGTGGCGCGCGATGCCGCCCGTCGCCAGCCGAATGTGCGCGCCAGCGTGCAGGAGGTCTTTGACGGGGCGATCATCCGCTCGCAGAACCGCTGGCCGCTTCTGTCCTTCGATATCGGCGCCTTCAACACTCTCCTGTCGCGTTTCTTTCCGGCCGGCTTCTACTACAAGACCTTCATGTGGCCGAAGGAGGCCTGGGCCAAGCTTTACGAGCCGATCATCCGCCGCGCCGCCGGTCTCGGTGTCGCACCGAAAGAGGATGATCCCGATCACTATGCCAACCGCTTTGCCCATTGCGACGTGCTGGTGGCCGGTGCCGGTGCCGCAGGCCTGGCGGCGGCCCTCTCGGCCGCCAGAACCGGCGCCTCGGTGATTCTGGCCGATGAGCGGGCGGAGGTGGGCGGCGCGCTGCTGTTCGACACCTCGACCAGAATCGACGGCATGCAAGGCTATGACTGGGCCCAGCAGGTCCTGGCCGAGCTGAAGGCCATGCCCAATGTCCGCGTGCTGACGCGCACCACGGTCTTCGGCTATTACAACCATAATTTCCTCGGCCTGGCGGAGCGGGTGACGGATCATTTGCCAAGTCCGGCAAGGTCGCTGCCGCGCGAGAGGCTGTGGCAGGTCCGGGCCGGCAAGGTGGTGCTTGCCACCGGCGCCATAGAACGGCACATGGTATTTGCCAATAATGACCGGCCCGGCATCATGCTGGCATCGGCCGCGCGCCTCTACCTCAATCATTACGGCGTGTCGGTCGGATCCCGGATCGGCGTCTATACCGCCCATGACAGCGCCTATGAGGCGGCGATCGATCTGAAGCGTGCCGGCGTGGACATTGCCGCCATTGTCGATTGCCGTTCCAATCCCGGCGAAGCAGTGGTTTCGGCGGCACGCGGTCTCGGCATCGAGGTCCTGACCGGCTATTGCGTCGTGGATACGGCCGGCCGTCTGCGCATCCAGTCGATGACGGTGGCGCGCAAGGGCTCCCCCAATCACCGCAAGATCGCGGTGGATGCGCTGCTGATGTCGGGAGGCTGGACGCCATCGGTCCATCTCTTCTCGCAATCGCGCGGCAAGCTGAAATTCGATGCCGAGCACCAGCGCTTCCTGCCGAACATCTATGCCGAAACCTGTGTTTCGGTTGGCGCCTGCAACGGCACGGACGCGCTGAGCGACGTGTTCGCCGAGGCGGCGGCAGCAGGCGGCGCTGCGCTTTCCGTGTCCGCGGAAACCGCCTATGCCTGGACCGGCGGCATGATCGGCGCGGCGGAAGGGGCGGGACGCGAGACCACCGTCGCGGCCTTTGTCGATTTCCAGCATGATGTGACGGCGAAGGATATCAGGCTTGCGGTGCGCGAGGGCATGCATTCGATCGAGCATATCAAGCGCTTCACCACCAATGGCATGGCATCCGACCAGGGCAAGCTCTCCAACATGCATGGCCTTGCCATAGCGGCCGAAATGCTGGGCAAGGAGATCCCGCAGGTGGGGCTCACGACATTCCGCGCGCCTTACACGCCGGTGACCTACGGAACCCTGGTGGCCCATGCGCGGGGGGCGCTCTTCGACCCCGCCCGCAAGACGCCGCTGCATGACGAGCTGGCGAGGGCGGGCGCCGTCTTCGAGGATGTCGGCAACTGGAAGCGCGGCTGGTTTTTCCCCCGCCGCGGCGAGGACATGCATCAGGCCGTCAACCGGGAATGCCGGACGGTTCGCGAGACGGCGGGCATATTCGATGCCTCAACGCTGGGCAAGATCGAAGTGGTCGGCCCGGATGCGGCGAAATTCCTCAACCTGATGTATACGAATGCCTGGGACACGCTGAAGCCGGGCAAATGCCGCTACGGCATCATGACCCGCGAGGATGGTTTCATCTATGACGACGGTGTCGTGGGGCGGCTGGCGGAAGACCGCTTCCACGTCACGACGACGACCGGGGGCGCGCCGCGCGTGCTCCATCACATGGAGGATTACCTGCAGACGGAATTTCCCGATCTCAGGGTCTGGCTCACCTCCACCACCGAGCAATGGGCGGTGATTGCCGTGCAGGGGCCGAGGGCGCGTGAGATCATCGCCCCGCTTGTGGAAGGGCTCGATCTGTCCGACGCTGCCTTCCCGCATATGAGCGTCGCAGACTGCACGGTCATGGGCGTTCCGGCGCGGCTCTTCCGCGTCTCCTTCACCGGCGAGATCGGCTTCGAAGTCAACGTGGCGGCCGATTACGGCACCGCTGTCTGGAGGGCGATCCGGGAGCGCGGCGAGGCGCTGGGCGCCTGCCTCTATGGCACGGAGGCCATGCATGTCCTGCGCGCCGAGAAAGGCTATATCATCGTCGGCCAGGACACCGACGGAACGGTGACACCCGACGATGCCGGTCACGGCTGGGCGGTATCCAAGAAGAAGCCGGATTTCGTCGGCATTCGCGGGCTCAAGCGCCCCGATCTCATGCGCGACGACCGCAAGCAGCTGGTCGGCCTTCTGACGGCGGATCCGACAGAGGTGCTGGAGGAAGGCGGCCAGATCGTCGCCGATCCCAACCAGGCCAAGCCGATGACCATGCTCGGCCATGTCACCTCCGCCTATTGGTCGGAGACGCTGGGCCGCTCGATCGCGATCGCGCTCGTTGCCGGCGGACGCGCGCGGCTCGGCGAAACGGTCTATATTCCGATGAAAGACAGAACCCTTGCCGCCACCGTCACCGACATGGTGTTCTACGACAAGGAAGGGGGCCGAATCCATGGCTGA
- a CDS encoding zinc-binding dehydrogenase, whose amino-acid sequence MRRLSYSQFGEPAKVIGMTEAPSPQPGKGEVLVAMILSPIHNHDVITVRGNYGHKPALPAIGGSEGVGTIAALGEGVSGLEIGQRVAVSGLKGAWAEEAVARAASVVPLPAEIDDETAAQLIAMPLSALTLLDFTGIQPGQWLIQNAANGAVAKALAQLAGPRGIQVVNLVRRAEAVSELEALGIGSVVATDTGDWKAAVTRLTGGAPIAVGIDGVGGDASGDLLSLLGEGGQLVSFGAMSGEAMRLSGSDLIFKQAIVKGFWLSKLMETMAPADLRRLIGELVSRAASGALKLETDRVFPMEAAADAMRAAEASGRRGKILLRLKA is encoded by the coding sequence ATGCGTCGTCTTTCCTATTCTCAATTCGGCGAGCCCGCCAAGGTCATCGGCATGACGGAAGCCCCGTCGCCGCAGCCCGGCAAGGGCGAGGTGCTGGTCGCCATGATCCTGTCGCCGATCCACAATCATGATGTGATCACCGTTCGCGGCAATTATGGCCACAAGCCGGCACTGCCCGCCATCGGCGGCAGCGAAGGGGTCGGAACCATCGCGGCGCTGGGGGAGGGTGTCAGCGGTCTGGAGATCGGGCAGAGGGTGGCGGTCAGCGGGCTGAAAGGCGCCTGGGCCGAGGAGGCCGTGGCGCGCGCCGCCTCGGTCGTGCCGCTGCCGGCCGAAATCGACGATGAGACCGCCGCGCAATTGATCGCCATGCCGCTCAGCGCGCTGACGCTGCTGGACTTCACCGGCATCCAGCCCGGCCAGTGGCTAATACAGAATGCCGCCAATGGTGCCGTCGCCAAGGCGCTGGCGCAACTTGCCGGCCCGCGCGGCATACAGGTCGTCAATCTTGTCCGGCGGGCCGAAGCGGTCAGCGAACTCGAGGCGCTCGGCATCGGCTCGGTCGTCGCCACCGATACGGGCGACTGGAAGGCTGCGGTAACGCGGCTGACCGGCGGCGCGCCCATCGCGGTGGGCATTGATGGCGTCGGCGGCGATGCGTCCGGCGATCTGCTGTCGCTTCTCGGCGAAGGCGGCCAGCTCGTCTCCTTTGGCGCCATGTCCGGCGAGGCGATGCGGCTGTCCGGTTCGGACCTGATCTTCAAGCAGGCGATCGTCAAGGGGTTCTGGCTGTCGAAGCTGATGGAGACCATGGCGCCGGCGGATCTGCGCCGGCTCATCGGCGAGCTGGTCAGCCGTGCAGCGTCCGGCGCGCTGAAGCTGGAGACCGATCGCGTCTTTCCGATGGAGGCGGCGGCCGATGCCATGCGCGCGGCCGAGGCCTCCGGCCGTCGCGGAAAGATCCTGCTTCGCCTCAAGGCCTGA
- a CDS encoding sarcosine oxidase subunit gamma, with translation MAESAFRDLPLSGAHGGSAHVGLQPAPPAERISLRARAEDVPALSSALDLPLPTAPKTSARSGSRVALWLGPDEWLVIDEGAGGLMRSAAASGALASATDVSHRNTAILISGPGAEATLNGGCPLDLSQKAFPVGACARTIFGKIEVVILRSGETQFRLECWRSFSDYAFGLLQQTAADAALDRFQA, from the coding sequence ATGGCTGAGAGTGCATTCCGCGACCTGCCGCTGTCCGGCGCCCATGGCGGCTCGGCGCATGTCGGCCTGCAACCGGCGCCTCCGGCCGAACGCATCTCGCTGCGCGCCCGGGCCGAGGATGTGCCGGCGCTGTCGTCTGCTCTCGATCTGCCGCTGCCAACCGCGCCCAAGACCTCGGCGCGCAGCGGCAGCCGCGTGGCGCTCTGGCTCGGCCCTGACGAATGGCTGGTGATCGACGAGGGGGCGGGCGGATTGATGCGCTCGGCCGCCGCATCCGGCGCGCTTGCTTCGGCCACTGATGTTTCCCATCGCAATACCGCTATCCTGATCTCCGGCCCGGGCGCCGAAGCGACGCTGAACGGTGGCTGCCCGCTCGATCTGTCGCAAAAAGCCTTTCCCGTGGGCGCCTGTGCAAGAACCATCTTCGGCAAGATCGAGGTGGTGATCCTGCGCAGCGGCGAAACGCAATTCCGGCTGGAATGCTGGCGATCCTTTTCCGATTATGCCTTCGGCCTTCTGCAGCAGACCGCTGCAGATGCGGCCCTTGACAGGTTCCAGGCCTAA
- the rpsU gene encoding 30S ribosomal protein S21, with protein sequence MQVLVRDNNVDQALRALKKKMQREGIFREMKMRDYYEKPSQKRAREKAEAVRRVRKLARKRAQREGLVPSARPSR encoded by the coding sequence GTGCAGGTACTTGTCCGCGACAATAACGTCGATCAGGCTCTCCGCGCTCTCAAGAAGAAGATGCAGCGCGAAGGCATTTTCCGTGAAATGAAGATGCGCGATTACTACGAGAAGCCCTCGCAGAAGCGCGCTCGTGAAAAGGCGGAAGCTGTTCGCCGCGTTCGCAAGCTCGCCCGCAAGCGTGCTCAGCGCGAAGGCCTGGTCCCGAGCGCACGCCCCAGCCGTTAA
- a CDS encoding TRAP transporter small permease subunit, producing MNILLAVSRIIDAVTGFVGRWVSWLLLAAVLISAGNAVMRKAFDMSSNAWLEVQWYLFGTVFMLAAAYALLKNEHVRIDILSSSWSKRTRDIVDLVLHIIFLLPFASLMTYLAWPWFWLSYQSGEVSSNAGGLVIWPAKLVVLIGFALLLAQAFSEIIKRYAVITGRIADPRDDISAEAKAATEV from the coding sequence ATGAATATCCTGCTTGCAGTGAGCCGCATCATCGATGCGGTCACTGGTTTCGTGGGCCGCTGGGTCTCCTGGCTGCTGCTTGCCGCCGTCCTGATCAGCGCCGGCAATGCGGTCATGCGCAAGGCATTCGACATGTCGTCCAATGCCTGGCTGGAAGTGCAGTGGTATCTTTTCGGCACTGTCTTCATGCTTGCAGCCGCCTATGCGCTGCTGAAGAACGAACATGTGCGGATCGATATCCTGTCCTCCAGCTGGTCCAAGCGCACGCGCGACATCGTCGACCTGGTGCTGCACATCATCTTCCTGCTGCCCTTTGCCTCGCTGATGACCTATCTGGCCTGGCCCTGGTTCTGGCTGTCCTATCAGTCAGGGGAAGTCTCCTCCAATGCCGGCGGCCTTGTCATCTGGCCGGCCAAGCTGGTGGTCCTGATCGGCTTTGCCCTTCTCCTGGCCCAGGCCTTCTCCGAAATCATCAAGCGCTATGCCGTGATCACCGGCCGGATCGCCGATCCGCGCGACGATATCTCGGCAGAAGCCAAAGCGGCGACGGAGGTCTGA
- a CDS encoding tetratricopeptide repeat protein, with amino-acid sequence MLMPCPIIDAAPSDRRNVTKISGLALLLAGITLAGCQTGPTSTDVIRLDRAQGSEQNIASLSSVIAANPQSPDAYNVRGTAYGRAGDFKRAVEDFDRALQLNPNLYQAYANRALVYRNMGRPTDAVNDYNTALRINPDYDVALIGRGNIYRQAGRTEDAFNDFNRAIQLETTDGRAWHGRGLIYQTRGQHAQAIEDFSKAISLSPSSAEPYNGRGLSYAALNDNDNAFADFNHAIELNDKLAESWANQALVYERQGDRARAFKSYSHAVRLDPNYKPAQDGVARTRSSSGA; translated from the coding sequence ATGCTCATGCCCTGCCCCATCATCGACGCTGCACCGTCGGATCGCCGCAACGTGACGAAGATTTCCGGCCTCGCTCTGCTCCTGGCAGGCATCACCCTGGCGGGCTGCCAGACGGGACCGACCAGCACCGACGTGATCCGCCTCGATCGGGCGCAAGGATCGGAGCAGAATATCGCCTCGCTTTCCTCGGTCATCGCCGCCAATCCGCAGAGCCCGGACGCCTACAATGTGCGCGGGACGGCCTATGGCCGCGCCGGCGATTTCAAGCGCGCCGTCGAGGATTTCGACAGGGCGCTCCAGCTCAATCCGAACCTGTATCAGGCCTATGCGAACCGCGCCCTTGTCTATCGCAATATGGGCCGCCCCACGGATGCGGTGAATGATTACAACACCGCGCTGCGAATCAATCCGGATTACGATGTGGCGCTGATCGGCCGCGGCAATATCTATCGCCAGGCAGGCCGCACCGAGGATGCCTTCAACGATTTCAACCGCGCAATCCAGCTGGAAACCACCGATGGTCGCGCCTGGCACGGCCGCGGCCTGATCTACCAGACGCGGGGTCAGCATGCGCAGGCGATCGAGGATTTCTCGAAGGCCATCTCGCTCTCGCCCTCCTCGGCCGAACCCTATAACGGTCGCGGCCTCTCCTATGCGGCGCTGAACGACAACGACAATGCCTTCGCCGATTTCAACCATGCGATCGAGCTGAACGACAAGCTGGCGGAATCCTGGGCCAATCAGGCGCTGGTTTACGAGCGCCAGGGCGACCGGGCGCGGGCCTTCAAATCCTACAGCCACGCCGTTCGCCTCGACCCCAATTACAAGCCTGCCCAGGACGGCGTCGCCCGCACGCGGTCCAGTTCCGGCGCCTGA
- a CDS encoding aa3-type cytochrome c oxidase subunit IV: MDNHQAGPVETGAPMDYREHEKTYDLFLAGLKWGTMMTVVLLLAMVGGFFAGGGLFGGLILFIILNAAGFYLLR; the protein is encoded by the coding sequence ATGGACAATCATCAGGCTGGACCGGTCGAGACGGGCGCGCCGATGGATTATCGCGAGCATGAAAAGACCTATGACCTGTTTCTCGCCGGCCTCAAATGGGGAACGATGATGACGGTGGTCTTGCTTCTGGCCATGGTCGGCGGCTTTTTCGCCGGCGGCGGCCTGTTCGGCGGCCTGATCCTGTTCATCATTCTGAACGCTGCAGGTTTCTATCTGCTGCGCTGA